A segment of the Brevibacterium zhoupengii genome:
GCCGGAGCTCGTCTTCGGCAGCTCGTCGATGATCGTCACCTGACGCGGTGCCTTGTACGAGGCCAGCTTCTCCCGGCAGAAGGCGACGATCTCGTCTTCGCTGACCGTGTCCGCTTCAGGACCCGGCTGCAGAGTGACGAACGCAGCGACGCTCTCGCCCCGATACTCGTCGGGAATGCCGACGACGGCGGCTTCCTGGATGGCCGGGTGCGTGTAGAGGACATCCTCGACCTCGCGGGGCCACACCTTGAAGCCGGACGCATTGATCATGTCCTTCTTCCGGTCGACGATGAACAGCCATCCTTCGTCGTTCATATAGCCGACGTCACCGGTGCGCAGCTCACCGTCGGGGATCTGCTCCGAGGTGGCCTTGGCATTGTTGATGTATTCGGAGACGACCTCCGGTCCCGAGATCGCGACTTCGCCGATCTCATTGGGCCCCAGCGGCTCACCGAGGTCGTCGAGGATGCGGATCATCGTGTCCGGCTGTGGCAGACCGCAGGAGAGATTGCCGCTGTCGGGGTCGACCGGAGCTCTCATTCCCGGGGGCACGATCGCAGCCTGAGCACAGGTCTCGGTCAGTCCGTACCCCTGTCCGATGTAGATGCCGGCCTTCTCTTCGAACTTGTTGACCAGGCCTTCGGGCAGTGGTGCGCCACCCGACATCATCCGTTTGAACGGCGCAAAGTGAGCTGGAGTGACGGCCGGATGAGCAAGCATCGCGGTATAGACAGTGGCCGGCCCGGCCATGTATGTCGGCTGTTCTCTGAGGATCAGTTCGAGGAACGCAGTCGGTTCGAACCGGTAGTTGAGGATCAGACGGGCACCGCCGGCGACGCCCGCAATGAACTGGCAGATGAAGCCGGTGATGTGGAAGATCGGTGCCAGAGTGAGGAATCCGTCTCCGGCCTCGAAGGTCGGGGTCCGCAGGCAGTATCGGGAGTTGCTCGACACAGAGGCATGAGTGCCAGAGGCACCTTTCGCCTTGCCGGACGTGCCCGAGGTGTAGACGACAATCGCCTCATCCTCGGGAGTCGGAGTCGCCGGGGTGAAGTCCACATCGAGGTGAGATTCGACGACAGCC
Coding sequences within it:
- a CDS encoding class I adenylate-forming enzyme family protein; translated protein: MSTWFDTRPWLNTWGDLITEPRTLDKSTTLADLAATVAARGEAEALNYYGFTLTWSDFDRYSTAFAAYLSEQGIVSGDRVGIYDQNTPAFMIATYGIWKAGGTVVPLNPMYRGELEHIFADAEVKGLMVSKAAFLDRVAPYAENIPVVVLSDDRSFQTEGPDSIFAMFDALPGTPGQSPGAGEVPDRPDFQAVVESHLDVDFTPATPTPEDEAIVVYTSGTSGKAKGASGTHASVSSNSRYCLRTPTFEAGDGFLTLAPIFHITGFICQFIAGVAGGARLILNYRFEPTAFLELILREQPTYMAGPATVYTAMLAHPAVTPAHFAPFKRMMSGGAPLPEGLVNKFEEKAGIYIGQGYGLTETCAQAAIVPPGMRAPVDPDSGNLSCGLPQPDTMIRILDDLGEPLGPNEIGEVAISGPEVVSEYINNAKATSEQIPDGELRTGDVGYMNDEGWLFIVDRKKDMINASGFKVWPREVEDVLYTHPAIQEAAVVGIPDEYRGESVAAFVTLQPGPEADTVSEDEIVAFCREKLASYKAPRQVTIIDELPKTSSGKVLRRTIRADAVAAAQEAKASAGE